A stretch of DNA from Pseudonocardia hierapolitana:
CTGGTGGATCCAGCGGTCGGCGATCGCGTGGATCGGCACCGCGTTGAGGTAGTGCAACTTCTCCCGGCCGTTGCGAACGGTGGTCACGAGGTTCGCCCCCTCCAGCACCGCGAGGTGCTTGCTGACCGACTGCCGGGCCATCTCCAGGCCCGCGCACAGCTCGGTCAGCCGCTGCCCGTTGCGCGCGTTGAGGCTGTCGAGGAGCCGGCGACGGCTCGGGTCGGCCAGCGCCTTGAAGATCTCGTCCATCCCCTGCCCCGGTCGGTCATGCAGCCGTTCGGCTGCCTTTCCACGATAGGCAGCCAATTGGCTGCATGTCAATGCGCGCGCAGACTGGCGGCGTGACCGTGATCGCCGTCCCGTTCCACCTCGACGAGCACCTGCCCACCCTGGAGCTCCCGCTCCCCGCCGACCGCACGATCGCACCGGACCTGCCGGCCGGGTCGCCGTGGGAGCGGATGGCGCTGCTCTACGCCGAGGTGGCGGAAGCCGTCGCGGCCGAGGTGCGAGCGGGCCGCGTCCCGGTCGTCGTGTCGGGCGACTGCACCGCCTCGCTCGGAGTCGTCGCCGGCCTGCAGCGGGCCGGTCACGATCCGCGCGTGGTCTGGTTCGACGGCCACGCGGACGTCCAGACCCCGGAGACGACGTCGTCGGGCTACCTGGGCGGGTTCCCGGTGCGCCAACTGGTGGGCGGCTCGGACCGCACCGCCCCCGACCGGCTCGGGCTGCGTCCGGTCCCGGAAGGGGACGTCGTGCTGGTCGACGCGCGCGACCAGGACCCGCCGGAGGTGGAGTACCTCGCGCACGCGGCGATCCGGCAGGTGCCGGTCGAGGAGGTCGGCGACGCGCTGCCGCCCGCGCCGGTGTACCTGCACGTCGACGTCGACGTGACCGACCCCGACGACCTGCCGGGCCTGATGATCCCCGCGCCCGGCGGGCCCTCACTCG
This window harbors:
- a CDS encoding arginase family protein, with the translated sequence MTVIAVPFHLDEHLPTLELPLPADRTIAPDLPAGSPWERMALLYAEVAEAVAAEVRAGRVPVVVSGDCTASLGVVAGLQRAGHDPRVVWFDGHADVQTPETTSSGYLGGFPVRQLVGGSDRTAPDRLGLRPVPEGDVVLVDARDQDPPEVEYLAHAAIRQVPVEEVGDALPPAPVYLHVDVDVTDPDDLPGLMIPAPGGPSLAAVTAAVRTVVAAGGVAAVGIACTYRPGSGTHRELAGLVAALSGLE